Proteins encoded in a region of the Cydia pomonella isolate Wapato2018A chromosome 3, ilCydPomo1, whole genome shotgun sequence genome:
- the LOC133516355 gene encoding small ribosomal subunit protein uS3m, with translation MNTSIIKIFQSKLSLGSLAYRSILNSQLHTSVALCRVVSGKYRITKKRDRPLTYEMANPPHYIAHRKSWNSWNTSSLKDGLRRSETAVEDEFIRRFITGTWHGLVCSEVIIKRQFNHIRVAAIIRRAVSPTKMYFLLGYTEELLSNWLQCPVTLELQTVDSFKDVVFKYI, from the exons ATGAATACATcaataataaagatatttcaA TCTAAGCTAAGTTTGGGTTCTCTAGCATATCGGTCAATATTGAATTCACAGTTACACACGTCTGTTGCCCTATGTCGTGTAGTGTCGGGCAAATACAGGATAACAAAAAAACGGGACAGACCTTTGACCTATGAAATGGCTAACCCTCCACACTACATTGCTCACCGAAAGTCTTGGAACTCGTGGAACACCT CTAGCCTTAAGGATGGCCTGCGAAGATCTGAGACAGCAGTGGAAGACGAGTTCATCCGCAGGTTCATAACTGGCACCTGGCATGGACTTGTGTGCAGCGAG GTCATTATAAAACGTCAATTCAACCATATCAGAGTAGCAGCGATCATACGGCGAGCGGTGTCACCCACTAAGATGTATTTCCTGTTGGGCTACACTGAGGAACTGCTCTCCAATTGGCTCCAGTGCCCTGTGACTTTGGAGCTTCAGACTGTGGATAGTTTCAAGGATgtagtatttaaatatatttaa